DNA sequence from the Methylacidiphilum kamchatkense Kam1 genome:
CGCGAATAAGGATCTGTTGGTCAGCGGACATTTCGATAAATTCATAGGGAAGATTGAGATCAGCAGCGATCCTTTTCCATAAGTCAACTGCAATTCCTGTCCATTCTCCATCCACACCTCGGAAGGAAAACGGAGGGTCATTTCTGGTTGCAACCCTAATCTTGATATGGGTTTTTATGGGATGAGAGACTTCAGCAGAACAAAAAAATAGGAGATGAAAAGAAAAAAGGAAGCACAGGAAGGTTAATAAAACCTTTCGCAAGGGAGTTTTTTTATAATGATTTAACACGTCTGCAAGATCTGGTCACTTTTGACTTTCTCTTGCAAAGATGTCAACCTTTTTTCTTTGGAATAGGCGGAAAAAATCAACTTAAAGCGTTTTCCACCGCTTTTTTCCAACTCCCAAAAAACCTCTTTTTACAAGCGGCTGCAAAAAGAGCAGGATCAACCTCTCTAACCTTCGTACTCGTTAACGAAATTCCCTTTTCTTTTAACGACCTTATCCCTTGAATAATCTGCTCTTTAGACCACCTTTTTCGGTTACGAATCTTATCGTAATCCAAGCCTGCCTGTTCTATTGCCGAAGACCAACTGCCAAACCTCCTTCGAGCAATAGCAATTAAAGAACTCGCATTCTTTTCCATTTGCTTGGAACTTAAGTCCGCACCCTCCTTATACAATCTTCGAATTTCCTCAAGAATATTTTCGTTTTTCCAAGATTTATATCTATAAATGTCCTGAGGTGCCAATCCAGCAGCTAGAAGCGCATTTTTCCAACTTCCAAAATAATTGGGCCGGATAGCCGCATACACCATAGGCGCGTATTCTCCAAGCATCATGGATCGAAAAGAAAGATCCGTACCTTGGCGATGAAGCTGTTGAATCATCTGGATAATCTTTTCCTTCGACCAGGCTTTGTACCGACGGATTTCATCATAAGATAGACCAGCAGCTTCCACCGCTTTTCCCCAATTTCCAAAATATCGAACGGCAGCAGCAAGAAGTTCCTGATAATGCTTTCTCATGTAATGGGAA
Encoded proteins:
- a CDS encoding homing endonuclease associated repeat-containing protein; translated protein: MKIQPTDQTIKKNKEWTEAVVLEEIKKWHESGKPLFSHYMRKHYQELLAAAVRYFGNWGKAVEAAGLSYDEIRRYKAWSKEKIIQMIQQLHRQGTDLSFRSMMLGEYAPMVYAAIRPNYFGSWKNALLAAGLAPQDIYRYKSWKNENILEEIRRLYKEGADLSSKQMEKNASSLIAIARRRFGSWSSAIEQAGLDYDKIRNRKRWSKEQIIQGIRSLKEKGISLTSTKVREVDPALFAAACKKRFFGSWKKAVENALS